The window CAACACCGTAGGCATGAAGCAGGGTATTGATCTGTTTGTAGCGGGGAACCAGGTGCTCGCGGAACCAGGCAGGCGAGATCATGGGGCCGTTGTTGAAACAAATGTCCTCCCAGTAATGTGCATGGAAGATTTTCCCTCTGATAAGGGGGAGCGCCCGTTCCAGTACCGAGCAGGAGAGGTCGGCCATGTGCTGGATCATCTCATCCACCAGTTCGGGATCATCGTAGATCATATAACAGATTTGTTCAAACCCCACGAAGTTCCGTAAGTGGCCGAATAAGGAACCGGCATAGATATAAGGGAATTCGTCATGCGCAAGGAGCCGGTCGGTTATCTCGGACAGATTCTCCGGGACACGGCCCGGTTTATCCGGATTCAGGCGGGGTTTAAAAATGGTTTCCCAGTCGCGGCGGTTTTTGAGGGAGTATTCGAGGTGCTCCGGCATGGTGGTGAGCCCGTCATCGGGGATACGGGAGAGCACCCGATCAACATCATAGAAATACTGGTAACCGTTCCGTACATACAGGTTTTCCTTTTCAAACACCGGGCGCATCCGAAAATCCACAGTCAGGCGGGTACGCTGCTCCAGACCAAAGTACATATCGAGAGCGCGGC is drawn from Candidatus Latescibacter sp. and contains these coding sequences:
- a CDS encoding uroporphyrinogen decarboxylase family protein, whose product is MTSKDRFYRTLHYQPVDHVPDIEFGYWEEIQSLWEEQGLPKGLTSKRALEYYFGNPGSNHHLAIFGGRALDMYFGLEQRTRLTVDFRMRPVFEKENLYVRNGYQYFYDVDRVLSRIPDDGLTTMPEHLEYSLKNRRDWETIFKPRLNPDKPGRVPENLSEITDRLLAHDEFPYIYAGSLFGHLRNFVGFEQICYMIYDDPELVDEMIQHMADLSCSVLERALPLIRGKIFHAHYWEDICFNNGPMISPAWFREHLVPRYKQINTLLHAYGVDVISVDCDGWIGPLVEDWLEAGVNGMFPSEVRAGSDPVKFRKQYGRDLLLMGGVDKTKIAMGGDALVCELERLAPVVREGGFIPFCDHYIPADVTLDKFRFYLQKKREIFGIPLREEKERDFPDEI